In the Plasmodium chabaudi chabaudi strain AS genome assembly, chromosome: 13 genome, one interval contains:
- a CDS encoding nuclear movement protein, putative, with protein sequence MDGDIIVNEKFDFLMLSIAKECGDINNFMNIFFSFLLRKTDFITNSKNIEQCEEVVLRVLKKHYKKKDEYLIKLKKEYEKMDEEKKKILERENNITKTKNGNIKDKKMETSKVVEIDDDDDGIIKDSEKLKKYDKKNMNGSGKNEKKEDHVNENNETCSENDDDDSEPPKGNGGKTEKYTWTQTLGTVDMYIDVEEFIKTKDLKIDITFKKLCIKVKNNIYIEGEFHKHIKPEDSIWTLEDNRIIHISIEKLNTMEWWATVIKGDTEIDVKKIVPENSRMEDLDSETRSVVEKMLYDQKQKALNLPTSEEQKKFEIFEKFKQMHPEMDFSKANINYGNSSSGNMFFGK encoded by the coding sequence gaacatatttttttcattcttATTAAGAAAAACGGATTTTATTACTAACtccaaaaatatagaacAATGTGAAGAAGTTGTTTTAAGGGTGTTGAAAAAAcactataaaaaaaaagatgaatacttaataaaattaaaaaaggaatatgaaaaaatggatgaagaaaaaaaaaaaatattggaaagggaaaataatataactaaaacaaaaaatggtaatataaaagataaaaaaatggaaactAGTAAGGTTGTCGAAATagatgatgatgatgatggaattattaaagattctgaaaaattaaaaaaatatgataaaaaaaatatgaacggGTCAggtaaaaatgaaaaaaaagaagatcatgtaaatgaaaataacgAAACATGTtcagaaaatgatgatgacGATTCTGAACCACCAAAAGGAAACGGAGGAAAAacagaaaaatatacatggACACAGACATTAGGAACTGTAGACATGTATATAGATGTAGAAGagtttataaaaacaaaagatttaaaaatagatataacatttaaaaaattatgtataaaagttaaaaataatatatatattgaagGAGAATTTCATAAGCATATTAAACCTGAAGATTCAATTTGGACACTTGAAGATAATCgaataattcatatttcaattgaaaaattaaatactATGGAATGGTGGGCTACAGTTATTAAAGGTGATACAGAAATagatgtaaaaaaaatagttccTGAAAATTCACGTATGGAAGATCTTGATTCTGAAACCCGATCGGTTGTCGAAAAAATGCTTTATGatcaaaaacaaaaagcATTAAATTTACCAACATCTgaagaacaaaaaaaatttgagatttttgaaaaatttaaacaaatGCATCCTGAAATGGATTTCTCAAAAGCTAATATTAACTACGGAAACTCATCCTCGGGTAATATGTTTTTCGGTAAATAA
- a CDS encoding tryptophan--tRNA ligase, putative, whose product MDKLKTVYVDSALSIIKGALCVILQIPTGRTTESVKKKQNFIGVLTVNSIKSEPTISQYDDIKKLVKNKILENAPFYNYQIERSFADKFYGECMYDNFGLPKNINEINLIILEEWNINCNRNRILKHTGLIKNIEINNFKYLNNKESLEVHFSVNPMYTFEELSTLYKNEKSLHNFLLCPIRKVRTGSESISPDGHSQNNNILNNGENRENCEEYIYINTEDLLEKNKVLPPSGVENIGYERSNEVTPWNVNINADGIDYNKLIKQFGCSKIKEEHIKRIEMLTNKKAHHFIRRDIFFSHRDLDFLLNYYEKNKSFYIYTGRGPSSLSMHLGHLIPFYFCKYLQDAFNVPLIIQISDDEKFLFNKNYSLDYINKLSKENVKDIIAVGLNPELTFIFKNTEYVHNLYNTVLSIHKKTTLNQSMNIFGFDHSDNIGKLSYPSFQIAPCFSQCFPHFLPQNLPCLVPQGIDQDPYFRLSRDIAVKLALHKPVVIHSIFMPSLLGVNTKMSSTTKKSEKTDGQSTESPSPGSTTKDAGNKMTSNEHNNSVIFLTDTPEQIKNKINKYAFSGGGATIQEHREKGGNLDTDISYQYLRYLLEDDDKLNEIGQKYKSGELLSGEIKKILIDVVVDLIQTHKKKRDSLTDEQIDYFFNPNKPALMKFKNI is encoded by the coding sequence CAAAATTTCATTGGAGTGCTAACAGTAAACTCAATAAAAAGCGAACCTACGATAAGCCAATATGATGATATAAAGAAGTtggtaaaaaataaaattttagaaaatgcgccgttttataattatcaaaTAGAAAGATCATTTGCAGACAAATTTTATGGAGAGTGTATGTATGACAATTTTGGATTAcccaaaaatataaatgaaataaatttaataatattagaaGAATGGAATATAAATTGTAATAGGAATCGAATATTGAAACATACTgggttaataaaaaatatagaaataaataattttaaatatctaaataataaagaatcTTTGGAAGTCCATTTTTCTGTTAATCCTATGTATACATTTGAAGAACTAAgtacattatataaaaatgaaaaaagttTACACAACTTTCTTTTATGCCCAATAAGAAAAGTTCGAACCGGTAGTGAAAGTATATCACCAGATGGACATtctcaaaataataacattttaaacAATGGTGAAAATAGAGAAAACTgtgaagaatatatatatataaatacggAAGatttattagaaaaaaataaagttttACCGCCATCGGGGGTAGAAAATATTGGATATGAAAGATCAAATGAAGTAACACCATGGaatgttaatataaatgcagATGGTATTGATTATAATAagttaataaaacaatttggatgttcaaaaattaaagaagaACATATAAAACGAATTGAAATGTTAACCAATAAGAAAGCTCATCATTTTATTAGAagagatatattttttagtcATAGAGATTtagattttttattaaattattatgaaaaaaataaaagtttttatatttatacaggTAGAGGACCATCTTCTTTATCTATGCATCTAGGTCATTTGattccattttatttttgtaaatatttacaagATGCATTTAATGTTCCAttaattatacaaatatcAGATGATGAaaagtttttatttaataaaaattattctttagattatataaataaattatcaaaagAAAATGTAAAAGATATTATAGCAGTAGGTTTAAATCCTGAAttaacatttatatttaaaaatacagaatatgtacataatttatataatactgTTTTAtctatacataaaaaaacaacttTAAATCAAtcaatgaatatatttggATTTGATCATAGTGATAATATAGGAAAATTATCTTATCCTTCTTTTCAAATTGCTCCATGTTTTTCTCAATGCTTTCCACATTTCTTGCCACAAAATTTACCCTGCTTAGTTCCTCAAGGAATTGATCAAGATCCATATTTCCGATTGAGTCGAGACATTGCAGTTAAGTTGGCATTACACAAGCCGGTTGTTATtcattccatttttatgcCTAGTCTCTTGGGtgttaatacaaaaatgagTAGCACTACAAAGAAATCCGAAAAAACGGATGGACAAAGTACAGAATCACCATCTCCTGGTTCTACCACCAAAGATGcaggaaataaaatgacTTCAAATGAACATAATAACAGTGTTATTTTTCTTACTGATACACCTGAACagattaaaaataaaattaataaatatgctttTAGTGGAGGGGGAGCAACAATTCAAGAACATCGAGAGAAAGGAGGTAATCTCGATACAGATATATCCTATCAATATTTGAGATACTTATTAGAAGATgatgataaattaaatgaaattggacaaaaatataaaagtgGCGAACTACTTAGTggtgaaattaaaaaaatacttatAGATGTTGTTGTAGATTTAATACAgacacataaaaaaaaaagagattCCTTAACCGATGAACAAatagattattttttcaatccAAATAAACCTGCTCTCAtgaaatttaaaaatatataa